Genomic DNA from Halobaculum sp. CBA1158:
CACGGGTGCTCGGGGAGTCGAAGTCGCTGTTCTGATCGCCGGAGCGCAGCGCGAACCGACGCGTAGCCGTCGCTGCGCCCGCGATTGACAGGCGGCGCGGGTGCGTCCGCGAGGGAGTCGTCGTCGGCCGGAACACGGCCCGGCGGGTTGCCGCCGGCCGGTCGCCGTCGCGAGCGTCGGATCCCTCGCCGTCCCGAGCGGTGCGCCGCACGCCCGCTTCTCGCTCGGGACCGGGGTCACGTCATCGTGGACGCTGGCCGCGCTTTCGTATATGAACGTTCGCACGTTCCCCGTCGGGGTCGCCGTCACGTCCTTACGCGCGGGCCGCGTAACCGCGATCGAATGCACGTCGCCGTTCTCGGAGCCGGCTACGCCGGCGTCGCCGTGACCCGGAAGCTCGAGTCCCGACTCCCGCCGGAGGTCGACATCACGCTCGTCAACGAGGGAGCGGATCACGTCCTCGTCCACGAGATCCATCGAGCGATCCGCCGACCGGCTGTTGCCGACGCGGTGTCGGTCCCCCTCGTGGATCTGCTGGACCGTGCGGAACTCGTCGTCGACCGCGTCGACGACATAGACGCCGAGGCCGGACGCGCGGAGCTGGCCTCCGGCGACGCCGTCGAGTGGGACTACGGGGCGGTGTGTCTCGGCTCCGAGACTGCGTACTACGGGATCGACGGGCTGCGCGAGCACGGGACGCCGCTGAAGTCCCTGGACGACGCCGCCGCGATCCGCGAGGAGTTCCTCGACGTGGTCGCCGAGGGAGACCGGGCCGTGGTCGGCGGCGCGGGCCTCTCGGGCGTCCAGGTCGCGGGCGAGCTCGCCGCGCTCGCCCGCGAGGAGGGCGCGGCGGGTCCCGACGACGTAGAGGTCAAACTGGTCGAGCAGCTCGAGGAGGTGGCTCCGAACTTCCCCGCGAACTTCCGGCGGGCCGTCCGCGATCAACTGGAGGAGCGCGGCGTCAGCGTCGAGACGGGCACCACCGTCGAACGCGTGACCGACGACAGACTCGTCACCGACGCGGGCGAGATCGCGTACGACCAGCTCGTCTGGACCGGCGGCATCGCCGGCGACGACGCCCTCGATGGCGACCGACCGGTCGTCCGAGCCGACCTGCGCCTGACCGATCGCACGTTCGCGCTGGGGGACGCCGCCCGCGTCGTCGACGCCGACGGCGAGGCCGTGCCGGCCTCGGCGTCGGCGGCGGTCCGCGAGGCCGAGACCGCCGCCGAGAACGTCGCCCGCCTCGTCGAGCACGACCGGGCCGACGACGACGACTTCGCGCCGCGGCTGGCGCGGTATCGGTTCGATGTCCCCGGATGGCTGGTCTCCGTCGGCGACGGCGCGGTCGCGCAGTTGGGACCGACCGTGCTCACCGGGGTGGCCGCGAGGGCGTCGAAGGCGTCCGTCGGCGCGGGGTATCTCACCGGCGTCGGCGCTGTCGACAGGGCCATCGACCTCGTCGAGGAGGAACTGCTGTGACGGCAATCGTCGCGTCCGCCGTGTCACTCGCGTAGCGGGTCGGGGACGCATTTCGAAATAGCGAATAAAACCGATCGATCGGTCACCGCTAGTGTTTAAGGAACTAGGAATATTGTGATGTGTTCGTAGAAAACGCTTACAACGGATACCGCGTCACGTATACACATGCCAGCCATCGACATCGATCCCCACAGCTCGACGGAGGGGCTGTTCGAGTGCATCGGCTGCGGGAGTCGCGTCCGATCGGCGAACCACCCGGGCACCTGTCCGAACTGTGAGGCCGACCTCCGGAACATCGCCGTTCCCCGGGAGTAGCCGACCCGACACGACCGATCGCTGCAGCCGGTCGTGATGCGATCGCCTCGACACCGCGGTCGCCGACGCCGGTTCTGCTCCGGTCCCGCCGCCGACGGCGTTGCCGTCGCTGTCTCCGTTGTCGTCGCTGCCGCCGTCTCTGTCCCCTCGTGTCGCAGCCGAGTTCGTCGTCTCGCGTGGCTTCAGATCCCCCGCGAGCGCGACGCTTAACACGCTCGCACCGCTAGCGACGCCGATGAGCGAACCGCCGCGAGCGACCGGGATGGACGCGTTCGCGGCGCTGGGGGAGGAAGTGCGGTCGGCGCTGTCCGAGCGCGGGTTCTCCACGCCGACGGCCCCGCAGCGCCGGGCGATCCCGCCGATCGCGGACGGCGACGACGCTCTCGTGATCGCACCGACCGGGACGGGCAAGACCGAGACCGCGATGCTCCCGGTGCTGTCTGCGCTCGCGGAGTCCCGCCCCGAGGGGCTGGGGGCGCTGTACGTGACGCCGCTTCGGGCGCTGAACCGCGACATGCGCGAGCGCCTGGAGTGGTGGGGCGAGTACCTCGACCTCGACGTACAGGTCCGCCACGGCGACACCTCCGACTACCAGCGGGGCAAGCAGGCCGACGACCCGCCGGACGTGCTCGTCACGACGCCGGAGACGCTCCAGGCGATGTTGACGGGCGAGAAGCTCCGGGCGGCGCTGTCGGACGTGGAGCACGTCGTCGTCGACGAGGTCCACGAGTTGGCGGCCTCGAAACGGGGCGCACAGTTGACCGTCGGGCTCGAACGGGTCCGGCGGCTCGCCGGCGACTTCCAGCGGATCGGCCTCTCGGCGACCGTCGGCGACCCCGAGGAGGTGGGGAAGTTCCTCACGGGCGACCGCGGCTGTGAGATCGTCGAGGTCGACGCGGGGAGCAAGATCGAGTTCGACGTGGTGTCGCCCGAGGTGACGACGGAGGACGAGCGCCTCGCCGGAAAGCTGGCGACCGATCCCGAGATCGCGAGCCACGTCCGGTTCATCCGTGACCTCGTCCGCGAGCACGAGTCGACCCTGATCTTCGTCAACACTCGCCAGACCGCGGAGGCGCTCGGTTCGCGGT
This window encodes:
- a CDS encoding FAD-dependent oxidoreductase, whose product is MHVAVLGAGYAGVAVTRKLESRLPPEVDITLVNEGADHVLVHEIHRAIRRPAVADAVSVPLVDLLDRAELVVDRVDDIDAEAGRAELASGDAVEWDYGAVCLGSETAYYGIDGLREHGTPLKSLDDAAAIREEFLDVVAEGDRAVVGGAGLSGVQVAGELAALAREEGAAGPDDVEVKLVEQLEEVAPNFPANFRRAVRDQLEERGVSVETGTTVERVTDDRLVTDAGEIAYDQLVWTGGIAGDDALDGDRPVVRADLRLTDRTFALGDAARVVDADGEAVPASASAAVREAETAAENVARLVEHDRADDDDFAPRLARYRFDVPGWLVSVGDGAVAQLGPTVLTGVAARASKASVGAGYLTGVGAVDRAIDLVEEELL
- a CDS encoding rubrerythrin-like domain-containing protein encodes the protein MPAIDIDPHSSTEGLFECIGCGSRVRSANHPGTCPNCEADLRNIAVPRE